Proteins encoded by one window of Polaribacter haliotis:
- a CDS encoding aminopeptidase P family protein, whose amino-acid sequence MKYNPIDSQLFIKNRKNFASQMKPKSIAVFNSNDIYPISADSTMPFEQHRDIFYLSGVDQEESILMLFPDCPNEDLREVLFVTETNDHIAVWEGEKLTKEAAFKTSGVKTVFWLQDLHKILFEMSSYADTFYINTNEHYRANVETQTREDRFTKWLLAKYPAHSVAKSNPILQRLRSVKDQIELDLMQHACNITEKGFRRILNFIKPGVWEYEIEAELLHEFVRNRSKGFAYTPIIASGNNANVLHYIENNQECRAGDLILFDIAAEYANYKSDLSRTVPVSGRFSDRQKAVYNAVNHVKKEATKLLVPGTIWKEYHVEVGDIMTSELLKLGLLDKADVQNEDKNWPAYKKYFMHGTSHHIGLDTHDYGLLHEPMQANNVFTVEPGIYIPEEGFGIRLEDDVVIQQKGEPFNLMGNIPIEADEIEDIMNQS is encoded by the coding sequence ATGAAATACAATCCTATAGACTCACAATTATTTATAAAAAACCGTAAAAACTTTGCTTCTCAAATGAAGCCAAAAAGTATTGCTGTTTTTAATTCTAACGATATTTATCCAATAAGTGCAGATAGTACAATGCCTTTTGAACAACACAGAGATATTTTCTATTTATCTGGTGTAGACCAAGAAGAAAGTATTTTAATGTTGTTTCCAGATTGCCCAAATGAAGATTTAAGAGAGGTTTTATTTGTTACAGAAACTAACGATCATATTGCTGTTTGGGAAGGAGAAAAACTAACCAAAGAAGCTGCTTTTAAAACAAGTGGCGTTAAAACTGTTTTTTGGCTTCAAGATTTACATAAAATCTTGTTTGAAATGTCTTCTTATGCAGATACTTTTTACATTAACACCAACGAACATTATAGAGCAAATGTAGAAACTCAAACTCGCGAAGATCGTTTTACAAAATGGTTATTGGCAAAATATCCTGCTCATTCTGTTGCGAAAAGCAATCCTATTTTACAGCGTTTACGTTCTGTAAAAGACCAAATTGAATTGGATTTAATGCAACATGCTTGTAATATTACTGAAAAAGGTTTCCGCAGAATTTTAAATTTTATAAAACCTGGTGTTTGGGAATATGAAATTGAAGCGGAATTATTACATGAATTTGTTAGAAATAGGTCTAAAGGATTTGCATATACACCAATTATTGCCTCAGGAAATAATGCCAATGTTTTGCATTATATCGAAAACAATCAAGAGTGTAGAGCTGGAGATTTAATTTTGTTTGATATTGCTGCAGAATATGCAAATTATAAAAGTGATTTAAGTAGAACTGTACCTGTTTCTGGTCGTTTTTCTGACAGACAAAAAGCAGTTTATAATGCTGTAAATCACGTGAAAAAAGAAGCAACAAAATTATTAGTTCCTGGAACTATTTGGAAAGAATATCATGTAGAAGTTGGTGATATTATGACTTCTGAACTATTAAAATTAGGTTTGTTAGATAAAGCTGATGTACAAAATGAAGATAAAAATTGGCCAGCTTATAAAAAGTACTTTATGCATGGAACGAGCCATCATATTGGTTTAGATACGCATGATTATGGACTTTTACATGAGCCAATGCAAGCAAACAATGTGTTTACTGTAGAACCTGGAATTTATATTCCTGAAGAAGGTTTTGGAATTCGTTTAGAAGACGATGTTGTAATTCAACAAAAAGGAGAACCTTTTAATTTAATGGGAAATATTCCTATTGAAGCAGATGAGATTGAAGATATTATGAACCAGTCTTAA